A section of the Falco peregrinus isolate bFalPer1 chromosome 3, bFalPer1.pri, whole genome shotgun sequence genome encodes:
- the LOC129784061 gene encoding natriuretic peptides A-like — translation MQLPALCCGASLLLLALPWAGAQPAGGERGAELLSLQELLEALGQLREEEEEGEPGLEDEPVAGAEDGGSEPDAPGAGSSPPGVPLPVPSPRQPAEGQSPWRSLLSSHRRRHFSGCFGTRMERIGAQTALGCSQHNARFWRRGRS, via the exons ATGCAGCTCCCGGCTCTGTGCTGCGGggcctcgctgctgctgctcgccCTGCCATGGGCTGGAGCACAGCCGGCCGGCGGCGAGCGCGGTGCggagctgctgtccctgcag gagctgctggaggcgctggggcagctccgggaggaggaggaagagggggaacCGGGCTTGGAAGACGAGCCGGTGGCCGGGGCTGAAGACGGCGGCTCGGAGCCGGACGCCCCGGGGGCGGGGAGCAGCCCGCCCGGTGTCCCGCTCCCGGTGCCCAGCCCTCGCCAGCCGGCGGAGGGGCAGAGCCCGTGGAGGagcctcctctcctcccacagGCGGAGACACTTCTCGGGCTGCTTCGGGACGAGGATGGAGCGGATCGGCGCGCAGACGgcgctgggctgcagccagcacaacGCCC GTTtctggaggagagggagaagctga